In Channa argus isolate prfri chromosome 15, Channa argus male v1.0, whole genome shotgun sequence, the DNA window tatatatatttttgggtATTTGTATATGTTCTTTCAAGTGTTCACTATTGTAACTCCCTTCTTATATTTCATAATAGAGATCACTTTATAATATAATGACAATGTTGTAtgtaatgatgtttttaaaggaCCTCTATTTCGCATCCCACCAGAGAAGGAAAGGTACtacaaattgtaattttattctgtaacatatttttttaacagaaaaaaaactcaagctACATTggtattttacatatttattttgttatgtaaatCATATTTATAAGTGCTATATTCACAGAGAAGTGATtctttgtaaattgtaaatacattgctgttttttttttcattgtgttgaTTGCATGTCTTTGTATCAGACATAAAAGAAAGGACACATTACATATACTATGTAAATATTCCCGTGgcattttgatgttttgttgttatcatggtaaattttattattattattattattactattattataacTAGTAGTGTACTGAGTTAAGGTAACAGTTCCATCAGGCTTCCTACTTATCTTATAATAGATATAAGCCTGTACACATACTGATAATCCAAGCAGCTTGTTAAATCTAAGAAATTGGTCAATGGTCAATTTGCTAAAATAGTTTATGCTagataaaaatagattttttgaATTAAGAAATGTTGGTATTTTTATTGAATCGAAAATGACAATTATACAagaatataaaacaacaaaggtCTTATATTTACTTGCTAAAGCAAGTACCCGATTTGATGACATTGGTGCCTTGGTACTGAGCTGAAGCCATTATAAACTTCTGATCTTGTTGTCAAAATCACAGTCCAGGACAATTTAATGTGCCAGTCACAGAGAGGTGTGTAAGCTAATTTAAGTTATTTGTAAATTGATCTGTAAGGTCGCCAATGTCTGACAATCTTTAAAAAAGTCAGTTGAACTGTGGTCCCTCGCAACCTGGACCAGGATGAGTGGTCAAAGATAActgatggatggacagatgaaCTGTGGTTAATGGTCTCTTTTTATTCCACATGTTCTTCTTACATGtgaaacacctacacacaatGTAGCTCAACAGTTTGGTCAGCGATTCCGATGTGTTACACTAGAAGCTGCAAATGTAGCTTTGAGGAACATGACTGACACAGACATGAGGAGTGGGCTACAGAAGTCTGATTACTCACTTCTGTTTGTCTCCACACTGCCAGATCTaatttcagtttacatttataGTCTTCAATAACAACTGAAGAAAAAGTTCCCTAGGTTTCATCTGAAGCCAGACAGGGTTtagctttttttgctttgcatcTTCAGGACCTGTAAAGAATTTTACATCCGTGCTTCCCCATAACAGATATTTAACACAATCTATACCCTTATTTAGAACACGAGGCCAACATGGAGCCCAGTTAAAGTAATCTAATTTATATTAGTAATCAGACGTGATGTTGTGCACTGTACTTCAAAAAGTCCCAGCacactaataaaacattttatagtatTCTTAGTAACTGCTAATCCACATCCACTTCCCTCTCACATGAATAGCTCAAATCTGTCATCACTTGTGTATAATCATGCCTCTGCACCTGTATGCAATTTCTGTCTCTAATGCGAGTCTTAGCCTCTCTCCCTGTCATTATGCTGCACATAAATGCCAGTTTCTTACTGAGGGAGCTCTGACGCAGCCTTTCTGGGTGCTCCCTAGAAATACGACTCTCATACTGCCTGCCACATGTAGGCTGCCACCCCTCTGTGGAATATAGACCCCCTATTTATAGATCTGGCAAGGCCTGCAACCCTGGGCTCGGCACAAACTTTCATTTAGACAGCCACCCCTAGCAGTCCACCAAGTGCACACTGACAACATAGGAGGGAGAGGGagtctgtttgtgtgagtaAGAAGGAGTGGACGACTAAATCCAAGAGGCAAAAGCAGACTGAAACAGCAAGACAAAGAGCAAGTGACAGACCTAACAGTTTGAGAGATTCTGATGAGCAGATAGGAAAATCCAAGGATCGAGTCATTGAGAAATGGAACTTGACTGACAGGACAAGAAACTAGTCCACCTGTTTGGCACTGAGGGGTTTTGTTGGAAGAGTGATCTGAACAGTGGACAGCTTATTGGACAAGACCTTACTTCACTTTGAACTTTTGATACACTGGGAAACTTGGTGAATGAAGAGAGcaaggaaaggaaaaggaagatTTCTGAGGACTTACAACCTTTCAGTAAGAGCAGGATCATCATCTTATTCTCTAAACCATTATACTAAAAAAGTAAACACTATAAAGAACTGACACCAGCGTGATTTAtaggaaacacattttatatgtttagTTTATAGACAGCCaagaaaagcagttttaatttttaagacCGATTTAGGTGCCCTTTACTATAGCAAACTACTCAATGAACTTCTACTTTGCAGTATATAAATGTAACTAGATCTTAAACACACTGCTGTAATTACAAAGCAAGATCCTTGAAAAATTACAGACATTGGTAATTAGGGACCATCTATAAAAGGCAACCAAGGAAAGGGTGAAGTCTGTGACCAAGGAGACATTAAGAATCTAAACAAGGAAAACAGCCGATTCAAACGCAAACCATGGATTCTCACGGAGGACACTACCTCAACAAAGATGCCGTGTTGTCACCTTTAGGTGCTGCCCGAATGTGCCAGCTGCTTCTTGGCTGCACCATAATGGCCCTTGTGTCCCACAGTGCAGGCTACACTGCCACCTACGGAAccttctgcatgtttgtgtggtgtttttgctttgctgttACACTGATTGTGTTCACCTTGGACATCACGCGGCTCCACACATGCATGCCCATTTCCTGGGATAACTTCACAGTGGCTTTTGCCATGCTGGCAACACTCATGTACATCACTGCCTCTGTAGTCTACCCTGTGTACTTCCTCCAGACAGATTGCTCGGCTGAGGCCTGTGAGGTCCAAATCTATCGCATTGCTGTCACTGTCTGCTCAAGTGTCTGCTGCTTCCCCTATGGAACTGAGGTGTTCCTAACTCGAGCTAAGCCAGGGGCTGTGGTGGGTTACATGGCCACTGTTTCTGGCCTACTCAAGGTGGTCCAGAGCTTTGTGGCCTGCATCATTTTTGGAGCCCTGGCTAACGATAGTGAGTACAACAAATTCATTGCAACACAGTACTGTGTGGTGGTATACAGCCTGTGCTTTGCTGTCACTGTGATCGTGATCATACTGACGGTCTCTGGGAGGACCTCTGCCCTGCGGTTTCCCTTTGACCGCTTTGTGGTTGTCTACACGTTCTTTGCTGTGATTCTATACCTCAGTACTACACTGATTTGGCCCATCTTCAGCTTTGATAAGAAGTACGGGAAGGTTGCTCGTCCTGATGACTGCCCACGTGGACATTGTCCCTGGGATAGTAAGCTGGTGGTGGCAGTTTTCACCAGTGTTAACCTTATCCTGTATTTTGTTGACCTGGTTTATTCCCAGAGGATTCGCTTTGTCTCCAGCTCGGCTAACTAATAAACTAAACTCAAGACTATTTAGCCTTTAACTAAGGGAAGGCAGTATTTAATCAATGGTGTCATTTATATGTGTGACTTTTTTATCATTAGTAATCATCTGGTACTGAGTCTGTGTGCCCACCAGTAAAACTCACATTACCAATGATACAAACACTACACACAATACAGATTTCAACGACTTTCTCCAGTTCTGCAGTGACCTACAAGTGAGAGCCTGCCAGGTGTACGGATAAGCTGATCTCAGCAATTCTGTCCACGCAGGAGCCCGAGATATACGTCCATCACAGCACCATATACCCTCGTCCTCTCCAAGCTGCTTTGTTCTACTCAAACAAGGTGGTCCCGTGGGAGTGTGTTATAAATTACTAGAACAGTGTTGCAGTATAGACTAAGCCattaatttcagtattttacattCAGATTGTGCACTGAAGAAAGCTTTTGGTTTTGACTTTGTAGCcactttctgtattttcttccaATTTGTATTCCTCAAATATGTAAAGTTAAGGAATATTAGGTTAGTCCTGTCATCCAAAGAATGTTAAATGTACCATGTACTTTAGTTTGCAAGGCAAAACTTAAACAACAGTATAATATAGTTTATTTGCACAATTATATAGTGTAACTTTTTCCTTTTGCAACgtttctgatatttaataaaagcTAATATGTTTTGATCTCTTTGATTTGCTCTGCAGTAAGTGGGACTTGTTTAATATGTGACCTGTTACAACTTTAAACGTACATAACATAATAAGACCAGAAATCTAATTCGTAACTTGTTAAAGGTCTAGAATTCAAAATAATTATATGACTTTTATATGTCTTGTAATATTTTGTACATTAAATTGTGTTAGCTTTAATTGTCAGATTCTGGCGATGCATCAGAGTTTATATCTGTTAAATGTGCACAGTgttagaaaacactttttttttctttcctgaaaAGCCTTTTTTAAGAGTCGGAAAACCTCTATCACACCAACCATTACCGAAGCATTACATTACTACTGGTGAATGCATCAGCAGCTTGGAGATGAGCCGGATTTTCAAGCTTTTTGCCAGTAGGTGATCCTGCAGTACTGGAATCCCGGACCAACTTCACTGTCCCACGGAAAAACCTGATGCAACTGGCCCGTCATTTACAGAGcgtgtttttatgtctttaattgGTTAAATGTGGCACGTGTCAACAAAGTATGCGAGCTGATTGGCTTGCTCGCATGTCAATCAAAACTCTACCCTCACGTACAGTATAGAACAACACAGCTGGACCACGTTGACTTGTTATAATTTCAGGTAATTGTGTTAAGGTTTTTCTACAGGCTGTGGTTTGGTTCGGTGCTAAAATTAAGGACACTTTGGCAAAATTGTAAGGGGTTTTCTTAATTAAACCTTTGCTGTAAACATTGTAATACTACTCCTACGTGTTGTTAGTCGCCTCGCTCAATAAGGAAGTAAGTTTGTTTGTAACCACCACGCAGAGCAAAGAAGCTGCATAGAATTGTTAAACTTGGAACAATAACACAGTTATTGAGTTAAAATCGATTTCTAACTGCTGACGTTGCTGTTTAAACTCTGTACACATAGGTACAATGAGTGTAGGTTTCATAGGAGCGGGCCAAGTGGCCCACGCTCTGGTGAGAGGCTTCACAGCTGCAGGTGAGATTTCTGTATCATATGTGCAATAACAGTTATGTATGTCTTCAGATTTGACTTGTGTTAATGTATGTTGATTGCAATCAGACACGAAAGTGATACttggacgtttttttttttctttgccccTCCAAGGCGTGATTGCCTCCCACAGAATCACAGCCAGTTCCCCAGACACAGATCTACCTACGGTACAGGGACTGCGGGTGGGTAAACCATAAAGGATGGAAATTAAAGAGTCTGTGTCATCAAGACCGTATTTAATAAAGAatgcttttttatgttttagtttttttgtacagtacaaTATTAAAAGATCTGTCGTTTGTACAGAAACTGGGTGTGAATTTTACCACTAGCAACAAAGAGACGGTGAACAAGAGTGATGTTCTCTTCCTTGCTGTCAAGCCCCACATCATTCCATTTGTACTGGATGAGATTGGACCAGACATCGAAGATCGCCACCTTATTGTGTCCTGTGCAGCTGGTGTCACCATCAGCTCAATAGAGAAGGCAGGTTATGGCAGACCTAGGTGATAATGGAAAGACATCGTTTTCTTCCACTCAATAGTCACAATGCAGTACTTTTTGGTAACGGAGCTAGTGAAAGCACAGGATTAAAACTGCAGGATTATACAGGCAAATGATAAATGCTGCATGTAGATAAATTGTTAGTTCTAGTAAAATAGAAACTTGACTACATAATGATAATACTGTCTTTTAAACTAGTATTAAGTGTGATTTGAACTGTAGTGTAGCTCATCATtaagataattaaaaatacCCACTAAAGCCTAGGTTTACAATCACATTGACCCACGTGTCCCACCCAGCTCTAGATAATGGGTGATGCTGGTGAAATAGcgcctttttttttggttcgGCTTTTTGGCACAATGCTACAAAATATTGTCAAGAGGTTTCCACTTTATTGTTGAGGTCTGATTTCAGCAGACCCTGGGGGTTAAACAGTGTCTGTGGATTCTCTCCTCCATTACTAACCACTAGAAGTTTACTCAAGGGAATGACAAGCATACAACAGTAGATGAGAGCACAGGTACAGTATTTCTGCCTGCTAGACATTGTTGTCTGTTGCAGCTCTGCTGGTGTCATCAGCTGGGAGCCACGCTCAATTGGTGTTTACTACATTTGTAAGACAGAGAAATttgataatatatttataaatgcaAGGAATCCTTTCAGCCTCTTTTCTTCAGGCTGTCCATGAAATAGTGCATTCTCACCCACTGTAGAAGCTGCAGCAGTATCGCACTTCTCCCAAGGTAATGAGATGCATGACCAACACTCCAGTGGTGGTGCGTGAAGGGGCCACTGTGTATGCCACAGGCACCCATGCACAGGTGGAAGATGGAAAGCTTTTGGAGCAGCTGATGGCCAGTGTAGGATACTGCACTGAGGTGGAAGAGGACCTCATTGATGCGGTTACTGGCCTGAGTGGCAGTGGCCCTGCCTATGTgagtacattttataatttgtagTGTATTTTGCAACCCTGCTTTACTGGTTGcaattgtgaaaaatgtaattgtcaTTGTTGTCCTTCGCTTTGGCGGTTGTGGCCTTGCAGGCATTCACAGCGGTAGATGCTCTCGCTGATGGTGGAGTGAAAATGGGCCTGCCTAGGAGACTGGCTGTACGCCTTGGAGCCCAAGCACTGCTGGTATAACCTTTAGTTTTTTAAGAGGGGTGTATGTGTTGTCTAAATTTGCACTACTTTTCCCCTAGATTATGTATGTTAGTCTTTCTCTAGGTATATGGGTATACTTATTTTAATGTTCATAATCTGTTCAGATGGGAATCTAATATTCTGGCAAATCAATGCAGACAGAAATTATCTTCTCGACTCAATCtggcacattttcattttaaaaataggtgTATCTGTGTTGACCGTTATGTCATACTAATGTGGATCTCCCCTTGTTTTTCTTCAAAGGGAGCTGCTCGAATGCTGCTGGACTCAGAGCAGCACCCAGGGCAACTCAAGGATAATGTGTGTTCACCAGGGGGAGCCACCATCCATGCCCTACATGTCATGGAGAGCGGTGGCTTTCGCAGCCTCCTGATCAATGCTGTAGAGGCCTCCTGTGTTAGGACTAGGTAGGTTGAGAAGATAAAATGTGAGAATAGGAAATCATAATTTCTTTCATGGGGATGTACAAGAAAGGATTATAAGATAATTATTGTACCCAAACAACATAGATATAACCTTGTGAAGTTCATAATTCAGGCAGTAGATGGCGttatttgcaaaacattttattaagtttatttCTTGTTCCTGATTATCTAGCAAAAAGACTTTTATTAAGCTACTATATTATGTTGTAGTTTATGCATACTGtattgtctttgtctctgtgttccTGTCTTTCTCTAAAAAGGGAACTTCAGTTTTTAGCTGACCAAGAGAAAATCTCCCCAGCTGCCATTAAGAAAACAACTCTGGACAAAGTGCTGCAGCAGCCAGGAGTAACTGCAGACGATGTTGGGGTCAGATCTCATGGGATCAGCGTCTTCAACAACCGTAAACCCTGGACCAAAAAGAACTGATTATTTTTTGTAAGGCTGTGAAACTGCAGACTTTGATGTGACTTGGCACATCTCTGGCAATGCAGCATTTTATGCCAATAAACCACTGGCAGGGGACTGTTGAAGCAGAAGCTAACCTAGTGGATTACTTTTTAGGAACAATATCTGCTTTGGGGGTGACACTTAATATTAGGAAGGACTGTATGAGCacaattctatttttattttgtaaaacatgtccttgtaatgttttgtggtttttaagCGGTGAActtattatttatgtttgacTTCTATGCTATTTTATACCCTCTCTGTCAGTTACTGGAAAGAATAAGAATTTGCATACCTGTGGTTGAtatggctttttaaattttaattcacTTGGTCTTGGTCTCACTTGGCAACATTTTGCTTATTATTTAACCACACAAACAGTGGATTGCAGTGAAATACCAAGCTCTGTACAATGTTTTGTTCTGGCAACATGTGGGACATGTATGTTGTGATTTTGTGATTCAAACGCCcaagaaaaaaatccaagtaGAAAAAGTCATACAGGTGTTCTGTGTGATGTAGGTGATAGATTTATTGTACCTTTTTGTATAGAATTGTACAATACAGGTTTTTGACTTTGTCACAATGACAGGACATAGGGGTTTTCTGAAGGTGGTGTAACAGTtcaatttgcatttgcatttatgCAAAGTATGTATTTCAACTATTATACTAATTAAATAATTAGGCTTAAAGCTACATTCCTCTGACGCAAtgagtttaaatgttttcacaaccttatcattaaatattaatgaaaactaAGTAAGTGTAAGTGACacacttgagaaaaaaaacatgattttctgttaatgtgtttttttagtaAGGAAGTAGGAGCCTTCATGAATGAAGACACGTGACCAAACACGATGACGTCTGGCTTCTATACAAGAGAAAGGAATCAACAAGGGGAGCACGAGCTGACGTTTGGTAACGCTCCTGTCAGTGAAACTGAAATTCAGCTGTGCCTCCTATGTGTGCTAGTCCGCATGTTGTCGTAAGAGGAGCGCCTTGACAGCTGCAACCTCAGAGAGCGTCGTTTTAAGTCAGGTGGGGTGTGTAAACCAAGCGGAGTCGGTGGTGTTATGCTGAGTGTGCATGCCTTCGCTGGTAAGCTGAACGATGCTAGCTGTGTGGTTTAGCATACTTAGCTGCTTACACTTGTGGTCTATGCTAAAACTGGTTTTCAAACTAAGAGTGTCCGCTGTACTCAAGCGACTAACACGCATTCCCACACAAGCGGgagttttactttgaaaacacgTACCGGAAGTTGTGTAGTCGGTGTGAAGCGACAATGATCGGGTCCTACTATGCTGAGATGGCAGCTAATCTTTTGTACACACTCATGAGCTGCGACTAAAACGTGTCATTCAAGATTTGGGATTTCTTGTGGCGCGGCGTGCAGCTGGTTCGCGCTCGCGACCTGCGATTCCCCCCAGCTGTGGAATTGCTCGCGGTGCTCCGTGTTGCTGCTCTTATAGTAGGAACGCAGAGCACGGGGATTTCCTCGCTTGCTTGTTTTGTAGGCGGGGAGTTGTTTGCCACTTTCACAAGCAGGCGTCGGGAGGTTGGAGACCGGAGTCGTAGAATGTCAAAACTGCCCGACTGGGCTGCTTTTGTCAAACAGTTTGCGGAGACGTCTCATGTCCACTGTATCCAAGCGATTCTCGGTGCTTTGTCAACTCATGCGCTTCTTGCTGTTCAAACCTGCTGCTTCATCACCCCGTTGTGAAAAGGAGCAAGAGCAAGCCGAGGCAGCGGTTTAGCGAGATCAGGTTGGTTGCAGTGTTTTCTCGTGTCACATCTGTCAGAGATGAATGTGATTAAGTCGGGAGGCATGTGTTTTTGGCCAGATGgaaatgcatgcatgcatggaTTTTAATCTTTCAGGAAACGCATCCAAACCATCGTTCCGTATTGAATTGGTTAACCTGAAGTGACAATTCATTTAACCACCGGTTAAATTGTAACAATAGCAGCGCCAAACCAAATCCCGCTGTCCTTGGCTTTAATAGTACAACCAGGCAGTTAACCATAATATTGTTTTAGTATCAGATCCAACAAACAAGCAGCGGTATTTTTATCATGCTGAATCATCACAATGATGTATTTAGACGTTCTCAGAACCCACCCCGAAACATGGCACCACCGGACAAAGGTCTGCTCGGTGGACAAGGGTCGATGTTTATCATCAAGCCGCCGTTATTAAGGAGATGAGTCGAAATGGTGCTGATCTGCCGTGCAAGTCAGTCAACAAGCTTTGAGCATCAAGTGTTGACCATCATGCATTTATCAATAGCCTCGTCTATATTCAGCTGAGAATGTGCCTTTTATTGGAGTGCTGTCATGATGTATGTCAACAAACAAGATGTTAGTACATTTAGACTAAGTGCTTAGGTTTCAGCTGCGatgtcaaattcatttttttttttttttaaattgcacgGTAAGCAATATATTATGCCTGTGTTGTAATGGAGGCCTGCGCTGAGTGGCTGTTTTAAATTGGGTCATGTGTATATGGGATGTATATGAagttaaaaatacttaaattacGTAGTATTTCGTAGTGTATGTGATATGTTGCAAATGACTTCTATTTTTTGTTATGAACAGTACACATAATACTACAGAGAGCCAGTCGTATCATGACATTATTCAATGTGGTGTTGTACTTCTATTCTgtagctttttttctttatttgtttgtttttttttgttttttatatttgttgtttttttttttgactagaCAGATGctcttgttttcctgtgtgtgacATGATGAAATTTGCTGCCTATTAGAG includes these proteins:
- the pycr1a gene encoding pyrroline-5-carboxylate reductase 1a isoform X1, whose protein sequence is MSVGFIGAGQVAHALVRGFTAAGVIASHRITASSPDTDLPTVQGLRKLGVNFTTSNKETVNKSDVLFLAVKPHIIPFVLDEIGPDIEDRHLIVSCAAGVTISSIEKKLQQYRTSPKVMRCMTNTPVVVREGATVYATGTHAQVEDGKLLEQLMASVGYCTEVEEDLIDAVTGLSGSGPAYAFTAVDALADGGVKMGLPRRLAVRLGAQALLGAARMLLDSEQHPGQLKDNVCSPGGATIHALHVMESGGFRSLLINAVEASCVRTRELQFLADQEKISPAAIKKTTLDKVLQQPGVTADDVGVRSHGISVFNNRKPWTKKN
- the pycr1a gene encoding pyrroline-5-carboxylate reductase 1a isoform X2, which encodes MSVGFIGAGQVAHALVRGFTAAGVIASHRITASSPDTDLPTVQGLRKLQQYRTSPKVMRCMTNTPVVVREGATVYATGTHAQVEDGKLLEQLMASVGYCTEVEEDLIDAVTGLSGSGPAYAFTAVDALADGGVKMGLPRRLAVRLGAQALLGAARMLLDSEQHPGQLKDNVCSPGGATIHALHVMESGGFRSLLINAVEASCVRTRELQFLADQEKISPAAIKKTTLDKVLQQPGVTADDVGVRSHGISVFNNRKPWTKKN
- the LOC137099842 gene encoding myeloid-associated differentiation marker-like protein 2 codes for the protein MDSHGGHYLNKDAVLSPLGAARMCQLLLGCTIMALVSHSAGYTATYGTFCMFVWCFCFAVTLIVFTLDITRLHTCMPISWDNFTVAFAMLATLMYITASVVYPVYFLQTDCSAEACEVQIYRIAVTVCSSVCCFPYGTEVFLTRAKPGAVVGYMATVSGLLKVVQSFVACIIFGALANDSEYNKFIATQYCVVVYSLCFAVTVIVIILTVSGRTSALRFPFDRFVVVYTFFAVILYLSTTLIWPIFSFDKKYGKVARPDDCPRGHCPWDSKLVVAVFTSVNLILYFVDLVYSQRIRFVSSSAN